A single Homalodisca vitripennis isolate AUS2020 unplaced genomic scaffold, UT_GWSS_2.1 ScUCBcl_205;HRSCAF=1615, whole genome shotgun sequence DNA region contains:
- the LOC124370480 gene encoding KRAB-A domain-containing protein 2-like, producing the protein YQDHLTKFVVLRPLKTKTADEVSDILLDIFCLFGAPYILHSDNGREFCNRVIENLASKWSAIKLVHGKPRHSQSQGSVVERANQDVRDSLVAWMTDNNTSGWANGLRIIQNVTVVACFSATGIYVPPAMIFPRKRMKPELYVEAPVGTLPLISDSGYMNLNIFIDWLKHFARHTKPTEDDPVLLLLDNHSTHTGCLESDKEPLRKQNGPNMIYKQL; encoded by the exons tatcaagatcatctcaccaagtttgttgttctacgtcccttgaaaactaaaactgctgatgaagtatccgacatccttttggatatattttgcttatttggggctccatacatacttcacagtgataatggacgggaattttgtaaccgg GTTATCGAGAACCTAGCCAGTAAATGGAGTGCCATAAAACTAGTACATGGAAAACCAAGACACTCGCAGAGTCAAGGGTCTGTCGTCGAACGGGCCAATCAAGACGTTCGAGATAGTCTTGTGGCTTGGATGACTGATAACAACACCTCAGGATGGGCAAATGGTCTCAGGATCATTCAGAATGTTACAGTTGTAGCTTGCTTTAGTGCTACAGGCATCTACGTACCACCAGCTATGATATTTCCTAGAAAACGGATGAAACCAGAGCTTTACGTTGAAGCCCCTGTAGGCACTCTTCCTCTAATCTCTGATAGTGGCTACatgaacttaaatatttttatagactgGCTGAAGCACTTCGCTCGCCATACAAAACCCACTGAAGATGACCCTGTTCTATTGCTTCTCGACAACCACTCCACtcatacagg ATGCCTAGAGTCCGACAAAGAACCACTAAGAAAGCAAAATGGACCGAACATGATTTACAAGCAGCTATGA